A genomic window from Brassica oleracea var. oleracea cultivar TO1000 chromosome C8, BOL, whole genome shotgun sequence includes:
- the LOC106312588 gene encoding disease resistance protein RML1A-like isoform X2, whose protein sequence is MDPVQNRMASDRSFKYGVFISFRGPDTRKIFVGHLYGSLSIRGISTFKDDRRLEPGDSITDELCQAIRTSRFAVVVISKNYATSSWCLDELQLIMELVENKEIEVVPIFYEVKPSDVRHHQLLESFSLRMTEKVPGWTKALKDIANRKGMESSKFSDDATMIEEIVQHISSRLLPMLPICFRDVVGMRAHMKVLSPLLDMDSKDDARIIGIVGTGGIGKTTIAEYLYQTHKLGFSPHHYFMENVAERCRKHGLLHLQNELFSSIFREKNVMLESVEHGRQQLEFRLRNAKVFLVFDDVDDVRQLDALAKEVQWFAPGSRIIITTRDKSLLNSCEVYDVEYLDDDKALLLFQQIAFKGGQPPSSVYSDFSSRASKLAQGHPLAVKALGSSLRGKSEMEWDKALRSFEKAPYDNIPRILNISYESLDELSKTAFLHVACLFNGELVSRVKSLLHRGEDGIRVLAEKSLIDLSTNGRIAMHHLLEKIGRRNESGNDLALQPILRHWYDICRLADRAGTTRTEGIVLDISERPNHIDWKVFMQMENLKYLKIHNGRRYKSLDSRTQSNPDEILLPYKLRLLQWDAYPYTTLPSSINTDCLVEVILCNSKLTTLWSGSPTRLSHLKRLNLTGSMYLKELPDLKEAVYLEELMLEGCISLTRIPESICSLPRLQKLDLSNCDGLKNLIIIVKESEATFFEGRRSLHVRSVHTDFLDAEPLAEESRDISLTNLSIKGNLKIELKVLGGYAQHFSFISEQHIPHQVMLLEQQTARLMSHPYNFKLLHIVQVNCSEQRDPFKCYSFSYFPWLMELNLINLNIEEIPDDIHHMQVLEKLNLSGNFFRGLPSSMTHLTKLKHVRLCNCRRLEALPQLYQLETLTLSDCTNLHTLVSISHAEQDHGRYNLLELRLDNCKHVETLSDQLRFFTKLTYLDISRHDFETVPTSIKDLSSLITLCLNYCKKLKSLSELPLSIKHLYSHGCMSLETFSLSIDHSVDDLDLSTCFQPNQFLSQFTRFPSGRRSEEVQLCACIQKPKILNTLDRGTKSVRTIYTDRFSSETLKLMAFALCLGVLLLCKTMGNS, encoded by the exons ATGGATCCAGTTCAGAACCGAATGGCTTCGGATCGAAGCTTCAAGTACGGTGTCTTCATCAGCTTCCGAGGACCAGACACCCGCAAAATATTCGTTGGCCATTTGTACGGATCACTTTCCATCAGGGGAATTTCAACCTTCAAAGACGATCGGAGGCTTGAACCAGGAGATTCCATTACCGACGAACTCTGCCAAGCCATCCGGACATCAAGGTTTGCTGTCGTGGTTATCTCCAAGAACTACGCTACTTCAAGCTGGTGCCTAGATGAGCTTCAGTTGATCATGGAACTTGTCGAGAACAAGGAGATTGAAGTTGTTCCGATTTTCTATGAAGTAAAACCTTCCGACGTCCGACATCATCAGCTCCTAGAAAGTTTCTCTTTACGAATGACTGAGAAGGTTCCTGGTTGGACAAAAGCTCTTAAGGATATAGCCAACCGAAAGGGCATGGAATCCTCAAAATT CTCGGACGATGCCACGATGATTGAAGAAATAGTTCAACACATTTCAAGCCGGTTGTTACCTATGTTGCCAATATGTTTCCGTGATGTTGTCGGGATGAGAGCTCACATGAAAGTTCTCAGCCCTCTCTTGGACATGGACTCCAAGGATGATGCTCGTATCATAGGAATCGTTGGAACAGGAGGCATTGGTAAAACCACTATAGCAGAGTATCTCTACCAAACCCATAAACTTGGATTTTCACCTCATCATTATTTCATGGAGAACGTTGCGGAACGCTGTAGAAAACATGGTCTCTTACATCTACAAAATGAACTTTTTTCTAGTATCTTCCGTGAAAAGAATGTGATGCTGGAAAGCGTTGAACACGGAAGACAACAACTTGAGTTCAGGCTAAGAAACGCAAAAGTTTTTCTTGTCTTTGATGACGTTGATGATGTTAGACAGCTTGATGCCTTGGCAAAAGAGGTTCAGTGGTTTGCACCAGGGAGCCGAATCATCATAACCACGCGGGATAAGAGCTTGCTTAACTCCTGTGAAGTGTACGACGTTGAGTACTTGGATGATGATAAAGCACTCCTACTCTTCCAGCAGATTGCTTTTAAAGGAGGACAACCACCTTCTAGTGTCTACTCAGATTTTTCAAGTCGTGCTTCGAAGCTTGCTCAAGGTCATCCTTTGGCCGTCAAGGCTTTGGGAAGTTCTCTCCGAGGGAAGTCCGAAATGGAGTGGGATAAGGCTTTACGTTCCTTTGAAAAGGCTCCTTACGATAATATTCCAAGAATATTAAATATTAGCTACGAGAGCTTGGACGAACTTAGTAAGACTGCTTTTCTTCATGTCGCATGCCTTTTCAATGGAGAACTTGTCTCGCGTGTCAAGTCTCTTCTCCACCGTGGTGAAGATGGGATAAGGGTTTTAGCGGAAAAGTCTCTCATCGATTTGTCTACTAATGGCCGTATAGCCATGCACCATTTGTTGGAGAAAATAGGAAGACGGAACGAATCAGGCAACGACCTTGCCCTACAACCAATCTTGCGGCACTGGTACGACATATGTCGACTTGCAGACAGAGCA GGAACAACGAGAACTGAAGGCATCGTGCTAGATATTTCTGAAAGGCCTAATCATATAGACTGGAAAGTTTTCATGCAGATGGAGAATCTCAAATATCTGAAAATCCACAACGGCAGGCGTTACAAAAGTTTAGATTCAAGGACACAGAGCAATCCAGACGAAATTTTACTACCTTATAAACTTAGATTACTACAGTGGGATGCATATCCTTACACAACCTTGCCTTCCAGTATCAACACAGATTGTCTTGTAGAAGTAATTCTGTGTAACAGCAAGCTCACAACTCTTTGGAGTGGAAGTCCCACG AGACTTTCGCATCTGAAAAGGTTGAATCTTACTGGATCTATGTATCTAAAAGAACTTCCAGATCTTAAGGAAGCAGTGTATCTCGAAGAGTTGATGCTGGAAGGTTGCATTTCCCTGACAAGGATTCCAGAGTCCATTTGTAGCCTACCTAGACTACAAAAACTTGATCTATCCAACTGTGATGGGCTAAAGAATCTAATTATCATAGTAAAGGAATCTGAAGCTACTTTCTTTGAAGGCAGAAGAAGCTTGCACGTTAGATCGGTCCACACGGATTTTCTTGATGCAGAACCGTTAGCAGAAGAGTCTCGAGACATTTCTCTCACAAATCTATCAATCAAGGGGAACTTGAAAATTGAGTTGAAGGTTCTCGGAGGATATGCGCAACATTTTTCGTTTATTTCTGAGCAGCATATCCCTCATCAAGTAATGTTGTTGGAGCAGCAAACAGCTAGGCTCATGTCACATCCTTACAATTTTAAGTTGCTTCACATCGTGCAAGTTAACTGCAGTGAGCAAAGGGATCCTTTCAAGTGTTATAGCTTTTCATATTTTCCCTGGTTGATGGAGCTAAATCTAATCAACTTAAACATCGAAGAAATACCAGATGACATTCATCACATGCAAGTTCTAGAGAAGTTGAACCTAAGTGGAAACTTCTTCAGGGGTTTACCTTCATCAATGACTCATCTTACGAAGTTAAAACATGTGAGGCTTTGTAACTGCCGTAGACTTGAAGCTTTGCCACAACTATACCAGCTGGAGACGCTCACACTCTCTGATTGTACCAACCTCCACACATTGGTGAGCATTTCTCATGCAGAACAAGACCATGGAAGATACAATTTGCTTGAGCTTCGTCTTGACAACTGCAAACATGTAGAGACATTGTCGGATCAGCTTCGGTTTTTTACAAAGCTGACGTATTTAGATATCAGTCGACACGATTTTGAAACAGTGCCTACAAGCATCAAAGACCTCTCCTCGCTGATAACTCTCTGCCTCAACTATTGCAAGAAACTAAAATCACTTTCAGAGCTTCCATTGAGCATTAAGCACCTATATTCACATGGCTGCATGTCCTTAGAAACTTTCTCCCTTTCAATCGATCATTCTGTTGATGACCTTGATCTCAGCACTTGCTTCCAACCGAATCAGTTTTTAAGTCAATTCACTCGTTTTCCATCTGGAAGACGTAGTGAAGAG GTACAGCTATGTGCTTGCATCCAGAAACCTAAGATATTGAATACGCTTGATCGAGGGACGAAGAGTGTCAGAACAATCTACACAGACCGTTTTAGCTCCGAAACCTTGAAACTAATGGCTTTTGCTCTATGTTTGGGTGTGCTTCTTCTATGTAAGACGATGGGCAATAGCTAG
- the LOC106312588 gene encoding disease resistance protein RML1A-like isoform X1, translating into MDPVQNRMASDRSFKYGVFISFRGPDTRKIFVGHLYGSLSIRGISTFKDDRRLEPGDSITDELCQAIRTSRFAVVVISKNYATSSWCLDELQLIMELVENKEIEVVPIFYEVKPSDVRHHQLLESFSLRMTEKVPGWTKALKDIANRKGMESSKFSDDATMIEEIVQHISSRLLPMLPICFRDVVGMRAHMKVLSPLLDMDSKDDARIIGIVGTGGIGKTTIAEYLYQTHKLGFSPHHYFMENVAERCRKHGLLHLQNELFSSIFREKNVMLESVEHGRQQLEFRLRNAKVFLVFDDVDDVRQLDALAKEVQWFAPGSRIIITTRDKSLLNSCEVYDVEYLDDDKALLLFQQIAFKGGQPPSSVYSDFSSRASKLAQGHPLAVKALGSSLRGKSEMEWDKALRSFEKAPYDNIPRILNISYESLDELSKTAFLHVACLFNGELVSRVKSLLHRGEDGIRVLAEKSLIDLSTNGRIAMHHLLEKIGRRNESGNDLALQPILRHWYDICRLADRACDMYIYQGTTRTEGIVLDISERPNHIDWKVFMQMENLKYLKIHNGRRYKSLDSRTQSNPDEILLPYKLRLLQWDAYPYTTLPSSINTDCLVEVILCNSKLTTLWSGSPTRLSHLKRLNLTGSMYLKELPDLKEAVYLEELMLEGCISLTRIPESICSLPRLQKLDLSNCDGLKNLIIIVKESEATFFEGRRSLHVRSVHTDFLDAEPLAEESRDISLTNLSIKGNLKIELKVLGGYAQHFSFISEQHIPHQVMLLEQQTARLMSHPYNFKLLHIVQVNCSEQRDPFKCYSFSYFPWLMELNLINLNIEEIPDDIHHMQVLEKLNLSGNFFRGLPSSMTHLTKLKHVRLCNCRRLEALPQLYQLETLTLSDCTNLHTLVSISHAEQDHGRYNLLELRLDNCKHVETLSDQLRFFTKLTYLDISRHDFETVPTSIKDLSSLITLCLNYCKKLKSLSELPLSIKHLYSHGCMSLETFSLSIDHSVDDLDLSTCFQPNQFLSQFTRFPSGRRSEEVQLCACIQKPKILNTLDRGTKSVRTIYTDRFSSETLKLMAFALCLGVLLLCKTMGNS; encoded by the exons ATGGATCCAGTTCAGAACCGAATGGCTTCGGATCGAAGCTTCAAGTACGGTGTCTTCATCAGCTTCCGAGGACCAGACACCCGCAAAATATTCGTTGGCCATTTGTACGGATCACTTTCCATCAGGGGAATTTCAACCTTCAAAGACGATCGGAGGCTTGAACCAGGAGATTCCATTACCGACGAACTCTGCCAAGCCATCCGGACATCAAGGTTTGCTGTCGTGGTTATCTCCAAGAACTACGCTACTTCAAGCTGGTGCCTAGATGAGCTTCAGTTGATCATGGAACTTGTCGAGAACAAGGAGATTGAAGTTGTTCCGATTTTCTATGAAGTAAAACCTTCCGACGTCCGACATCATCAGCTCCTAGAAAGTTTCTCTTTACGAATGACTGAGAAGGTTCCTGGTTGGACAAAAGCTCTTAAGGATATAGCCAACCGAAAGGGCATGGAATCCTCAAAATT CTCGGACGATGCCACGATGATTGAAGAAATAGTTCAACACATTTCAAGCCGGTTGTTACCTATGTTGCCAATATGTTTCCGTGATGTTGTCGGGATGAGAGCTCACATGAAAGTTCTCAGCCCTCTCTTGGACATGGACTCCAAGGATGATGCTCGTATCATAGGAATCGTTGGAACAGGAGGCATTGGTAAAACCACTATAGCAGAGTATCTCTACCAAACCCATAAACTTGGATTTTCACCTCATCATTATTTCATGGAGAACGTTGCGGAACGCTGTAGAAAACATGGTCTCTTACATCTACAAAATGAACTTTTTTCTAGTATCTTCCGTGAAAAGAATGTGATGCTGGAAAGCGTTGAACACGGAAGACAACAACTTGAGTTCAGGCTAAGAAACGCAAAAGTTTTTCTTGTCTTTGATGACGTTGATGATGTTAGACAGCTTGATGCCTTGGCAAAAGAGGTTCAGTGGTTTGCACCAGGGAGCCGAATCATCATAACCACGCGGGATAAGAGCTTGCTTAACTCCTGTGAAGTGTACGACGTTGAGTACTTGGATGATGATAAAGCACTCCTACTCTTCCAGCAGATTGCTTTTAAAGGAGGACAACCACCTTCTAGTGTCTACTCAGATTTTTCAAGTCGTGCTTCGAAGCTTGCTCAAGGTCATCCTTTGGCCGTCAAGGCTTTGGGAAGTTCTCTCCGAGGGAAGTCCGAAATGGAGTGGGATAAGGCTTTACGTTCCTTTGAAAAGGCTCCTTACGATAATATTCCAAGAATATTAAATATTAGCTACGAGAGCTTGGACGAACTTAGTAAGACTGCTTTTCTTCATGTCGCATGCCTTTTCAATGGAGAACTTGTCTCGCGTGTCAAGTCTCTTCTCCACCGTGGTGAAGATGGGATAAGGGTTTTAGCGGAAAAGTCTCTCATCGATTTGTCTACTAATGGCCGTATAGCCATGCACCATTTGTTGGAGAAAATAGGAAGACGGAACGAATCAGGCAACGACCTTGCCCTACAACCAATCTTGCGGCACTGGTACGACATATGTCGACTTGCAGACAGAGCA TGTGACATGTATATATATCAGGGAACAACGAGAACTGAAGGCATCGTGCTAGATATTTCTGAAAGGCCTAATCATATAGACTGGAAAGTTTTCATGCAGATGGAGAATCTCAAATATCTGAAAATCCACAACGGCAGGCGTTACAAAAGTTTAGATTCAAGGACACAGAGCAATCCAGACGAAATTTTACTACCTTATAAACTTAGATTACTACAGTGGGATGCATATCCTTACACAACCTTGCCTTCCAGTATCAACACAGATTGTCTTGTAGAAGTAATTCTGTGTAACAGCAAGCTCACAACTCTTTGGAGTGGAAGTCCCACG AGACTTTCGCATCTGAAAAGGTTGAATCTTACTGGATCTATGTATCTAAAAGAACTTCCAGATCTTAAGGAAGCAGTGTATCTCGAAGAGTTGATGCTGGAAGGTTGCATTTCCCTGACAAGGATTCCAGAGTCCATTTGTAGCCTACCTAGACTACAAAAACTTGATCTATCCAACTGTGATGGGCTAAAGAATCTAATTATCATAGTAAAGGAATCTGAAGCTACTTTCTTTGAAGGCAGAAGAAGCTTGCACGTTAGATCGGTCCACACGGATTTTCTTGATGCAGAACCGTTAGCAGAAGAGTCTCGAGACATTTCTCTCACAAATCTATCAATCAAGGGGAACTTGAAAATTGAGTTGAAGGTTCTCGGAGGATATGCGCAACATTTTTCGTTTATTTCTGAGCAGCATATCCCTCATCAAGTAATGTTGTTGGAGCAGCAAACAGCTAGGCTCATGTCACATCCTTACAATTTTAAGTTGCTTCACATCGTGCAAGTTAACTGCAGTGAGCAAAGGGATCCTTTCAAGTGTTATAGCTTTTCATATTTTCCCTGGTTGATGGAGCTAAATCTAATCAACTTAAACATCGAAGAAATACCAGATGACATTCATCACATGCAAGTTCTAGAGAAGTTGAACCTAAGTGGAAACTTCTTCAGGGGTTTACCTTCATCAATGACTCATCTTACGAAGTTAAAACATGTGAGGCTTTGTAACTGCCGTAGACTTGAAGCTTTGCCACAACTATACCAGCTGGAGACGCTCACACTCTCTGATTGTACCAACCTCCACACATTGGTGAGCATTTCTCATGCAGAACAAGACCATGGAAGATACAATTTGCTTGAGCTTCGTCTTGACAACTGCAAACATGTAGAGACATTGTCGGATCAGCTTCGGTTTTTTACAAAGCTGACGTATTTAGATATCAGTCGACACGATTTTGAAACAGTGCCTACAAGCATCAAAGACCTCTCCTCGCTGATAACTCTCTGCCTCAACTATTGCAAGAAACTAAAATCACTTTCAGAGCTTCCATTGAGCATTAAGCACCTATATTCACATGGCTGCATGTCCTTAGAAACTTTCTCCCTTTCAATCGATCATTCTGTTGATGACCTTGATCTCAGCACTTGCTTCCAACCGAATCAGTTTTTAAGTCAATTCACTCGTTTTCCATCTGGAAGACGTAGTGAAGAG GTACAGCTATGTGCTTGCATCCAGAAACCTAAGATATTGAATACGCTTGATCGAGGGACGAAGAGTGTCAGAACAATCTACACAGACCGTTTTAGCTCCGAAACCTTGAAACTAATGGCTTTTGCTCTATGTTTGGGTGTGCTTCTTCTATGTAAGACGATGGGCAATAGCTAG